The following proteins are co-located in the Candidatus Equadaptatus faecalis genome:
- a CDS encoding polysaccharide biosynthesis protein, which translates to MINLTERTRAGYVFRACLIMFGDILSVAVSFMFGLWIRYDFMADKIPHGYLEAVTYFIIYACIIVVLVYRAFRLYQSIWRYASVTEAYRIVLAYMVLALLFLLGNKVEQLRIPRSSLFVAYILCGIFCVMIRFGYRFMRYVLRSEAHEAPYQTMIIGGGQAAREIIKDILLARRAEYKLKVIIDDNPYKIGRYLEGIKIAGSRRDIPRLVKAYHINTIIYAISDATPQDKSEILNICKETGCKIQVVPSLFRLYTGELSVTKLREVRIEDLLGRDEIQVDNEEILQEFSGKTVLVTGGGGSIGSELCRQIAKTNPKLLIIFDIYENGAYDVQQELKIANPGLNVKVLIGSVRDEKRINTVMQQYRPDVVFHAAAHKHVPLMEDSPCEAVKNNVLGTYKTAKAAINAGVKRFLLISTDKAVNPTNVMGASKRLCEMIIQSFAKKNLADSRQQTADSAGEASNTADSVQPAAYSDSTAAGGTVFSAVRFGNVLGSNGSVIPLFKRQIAEGGPVTVTDKNIIRYFMTIPEAVSLILQASHYAEGGEIFVLDMGKPVRIDDMARDLIKLSGYTPDKDIKIVYTGLRPGEKLFEELLMSEEGMRKTRNNLIYVGKPIQFDEAKLEAQIAELDAASANESERIKQAVAEVVDTYKISNKQ; encoded by the coding sequence ATGATAAATCTGACAGAGCGTACGCGTGCGGGTTACGTTTTTCGTGCCTGCCTGATAATGTTCGGTGACATACTTTCTGTCGCCGTGTCTTTTATGTTCGGTCTTTGGATACGCTATGACTTTATGGCGGACAAAATTCCGCACGGCTACCTTGAAGCGGTAACGTACTTCATAATATACGCCTGCATCATTGTAGTGCTTGTCTACCGTGCATTCCGCCTGTATCAGTCAATATGGCGCTACGCCTCGGTGACGGAGGCATACCGCATAGTGCTTGCCTACATGGTGCTTGCGCTGCTCTTTCTGCTCGGCAACAAGGTCGAACAGCTGCGTATCCCGCGTTCAAGCCTGTTTGTAGCCTACATACTCTGCGGCATATTCTGCGTGATGATACGCTTCGGCTACCGCTTCATGCGCTACGTTCTGCGCAGCGAAGCGCACGAAGCGCCGTATCAGACAATGATAATCGGCGGCGGCCAGGCAGCTCGCGAAATAATAAAAGACATTCTGCTCGCGCGGCGCGCGGAATACAAGCTTAAAGTCATCATAGACGACAACCCGTACAAAATAGGGCGCTACCTTGAAGGAATAAAAATCGCCGGAAGCCGCAGGGACATTCCGCGCCTTGTCAAAGCTTATCACATAAACACCATCATCTACGCGATATCCGACGCGACGCCGCAGGACAAAAGCGAAATACTCAACATCTGCAAAGAAACAGGCTGCAAAATACAGGTAGTCCCAAGCCTGTTCAGACTTTATACCGGCGAACTCAGCGTCACCAAACTGCGCGAGGTGCGGATAGAAGACCTGCTCGGCAGGGATGAAATTCAGGTTGACAACGAGGAAATACTTCAGGAATTCTCAGGAAAAACCGTACTCGTCACCGGAGGCGGAGGCAGCATAGGCAGCGAACTGTGCCGCCAGATAGCGAAAACAAACCCGAAGCTTCTCATAATATTCGACATATACGAAAACGGCGCCTATGACGTGCAGCAGGAGCTGAAAATCGCAAATCCCGGGCTTAACGTCAAGGTTCTCATAGGCTCCGTCCGCGACGAAAAGAGAATAAACACCGTCATGCAGCAGTACAGGCCTGACGTCGTCTTCCACGCCGCGGCGCACAAGCACGTGCCTCTCATGGAGGACAGCCCGTGCGAAGCTGTAAAAAACAACGTCCTCGGCACCTACAAAACGGCAAAAGCGGCAATAAACGCCGGGGTAAAACGCTTCCTCCTCATCTCCACAGACAAAGCGGTCAACCCGACGAATGTCATGGGAGCAAGCAAAAGACTCTGCGAAATGATTATACAGTCATTTGCGAAGAAAAATTTGGCAGACAGCAGACAGCAGACAGCAGACAGCGCGGGCGAAGCGAGCAATACAGCCGACAGCGTGCAGCCTGCAGCTTACAGCGACAGTACCGCCGCAGGCGGTACTGTATTCTCCGCCGTTCGCTTTGGCAACGTGCTTGGCAGCAACGGAAGCGTAATACCGCTCTTTAAGAGACAGATAGCCGAAGGGGGACCTGTTACCGTAACGGACAAGAACATCATCCGCTACTTCATGACCATACCGGAAGCAGTGTCACTCATACTTCAGGCTTCGCACTACGCCGAAGGCGGGGAAATATTTGTCCTTGACATGGGAAAACCGGTGCGCATCGACGACATGGCGCGTGACCTCATAAAGCTCTCCGGCTACACGCCCGACAAAGACATAAAAATCGTCTACACAGGGCTCCGCCCGGGCGAAAAACTCTTCGAAGAACTTCTCATGAGCGAAGAAGGAATGCGCAAAACGCGCAACAACCTCATCTACGTCGGCAAACCGATACAATTTG